A section of the Humulus lupulus chromosome 2, drHumLupu1.1, whole genome shotgun sequence genome encodes:
- the LOC133814712 gene encoding uncharacterized protein LOC133814712, translating into MPNYVKFMKDILTKKRRLGEFETMALTKECSSFLQNKMPPKMKDPGSFTIPCTIGNSYCGMALCDLGASINFMPMSIFKQLGIGEVRPTTVTLQLADRSLAHPDGKIEDVLVRVDKFIFLADFIVLDYEADKEVPIILGRPFLTTRRTLIDVQKGELTMRVQDEKVTFNVFKAMRFPDEVEECSVVSVVDSLASREFETSNVGDPLERLLLFDSYNEEDEEEYLAWLEANSQGLRTRNRFDSLELSSREFKAPKPSIEEPLELELKVFPSHLRYAYLGPSSTLPVIISAELSHDQEEKLLEVLRQFKKAIGWTIADIKGISPSLCMHKILLENNEKGSIEWKEG; encoded by the coding sequence atgcccaactatgtgaagttcATGAAAGACATCCTTACAAAGAAGAGAAGATTGGGGGAATTTGAGACAATGGCTCTTACCAAGGAGTGTAGCTCATTCTTGCAAAATAAGATGCCACCGAAGATGAaagatcctgggagtttcaccATTCCCTGCACCATTGGTAACTCTTATTGTGGCATGGCTTTATGCGATTTGGGTGCAAGCATTAACTTTATGCCAATGTCTATTTTCAAGCAATTAGGGATTGGAGAAGTTAGGCCTACTACAGTTACTCTTCAATTAGCAGATAGATCTCTTGCTCATCCGGATGGGAAGATTGAAGATGTATTGGTAAGGGTAGACAAATTCATATTCCTTGCTGATTTTATTGTGTTAGACTATGAGGCAGACAAAGAGGTGCCCATTATCTTGGGGAGGCCGTTTCTTACGACAAGAAGAACTTTAATAGATGTGCAAAAGGGGGAGCTGACTATGAGGGTCCAAGATGAAAAGGTGACCTTTAATGTTTTTAAAGCTATGAGATTTCCTGATGAGGTGGAGGAATGCTCAGTGGTTTCAGTGGTAGATTCTTTGGCATCAAGGGAATTTGAGACGAGTAATGTTGGTGATCCATTAGAGAGGTTATTGTTGTTTGATTCATACAatgaggaagacgaggaggagtACTTAGCTTGGTTGGAAGCTAATTCTCAAGGGTTAAGAACAAGAAACCGATTTGATTCATTGGAGTTGTCGTCTAGGGAGTTCAAAGCTCCTAAACCATCCATTGAAGAGCCACTTGAGTTGGAGTTGAAAGTTTTTCCATCGCATTTGCGATATGCCTACTTGGGTCCATCATCCACTTTACCTGTTATTATTTCAGCGGAGCTGAGCCATGATCAAGAAGAAAAGTTGCTCGAAGTATTGAGACAGTTCAAaaaggccattgggtggaccatTGCAGACATAAAGGGTATTAGTCCTTCCCTATGTATGCATAAGATTCTGTTAGAAAACAATGAAAAAGGGTCCATTGAATGGAAGGAAGGCTAa